One segment of Solanum stenotomum isolate F172 chromosome 1, ASM1918654v1, whole genome shotgun sequence DNA contains the following:
- the LOC125869947 gene encoding adenylate isopentenyltransferase 5, chloroplastic-like: MNILLQHIAPTFVSCKHQPLINFRDGLTIDPFIPPRRKDKVVIVMGATGTGKSRLSIDLAKHFSAEVVNSDKMQIYDGLDIITNKVTDKETCGIQHHLLSIIDPNEVFTATDFCQRATKAVDSIISKGQLPIIAGGSNSYIKALVNDDIEFKSRYECCFLWIDVNLKILQKFVSERVDKMVKEGLVEEAREFFNPDGDYTSGIRRAIGIPEMHQYFINENNKMINEDTRDKMLQIAIENIKVNTCKLACCQRQNILKLESQFEWKINRLDATEAFEKKGIESNQAWHRIVYEQSTQIVRHFRGEELLNIPSPPPPPSSSTSFLPKVATMTH; this comes from the coding sequence ATGAATATTTTGTTACAACATATTGCACCAACATTTGTTTCTTGCAAACATCAACCACTTATTAATTTCCGGGATGGTCTAACGATTGATCCGTTTATTCCCCCTCGACGAAAGGACAAGGTGGTGATAGTTATGGGTGCAACAGGCACGGGAAAATCTAGACTTTCCATTGATTTAGCGAAACATTTTTCAGCAGAGGTTGTGAATAGCGATAAAATGCAAATTTATGACGGTCTTGATATTATAACAAATAAGGTTACCGATAAGGAGACTTGTGGAATTCAACATCATTTGTTATCAATTATTGATCCTAACGAAGTTTTCACTGCCACGGACTTTTGTCAACGTGCTACAAAAGCTGTGGATTCTATCATAAGTAAGGGTCAACTACCGATCATTGCTGGAGGGTCAAATTCGTATATTAAGGCACTAGTGAATGATGACATTGAATTTAAGTCCAGGTATGAATGTTGTTTTCTTTGGATCGATGTAAATTTGAAAATACTACAAAAGTTTGTGTCAGAAAGAGTCGATAAGATGGTGAAAGAAGGGCTTGTAGAGGAAGCAAGGGAATTTTTCAACCCTGATGGCGATTACACAAGTGGAATTAGACGTGCAATTGGAATACCAGAAATGCACCAATAtttcataaatgaaaataataagatGATTAATGAAGATACCAGGGACAAGATGCTTCAAATTgctattgaaaatattaaagtcAATACATGCAAATTGGCTTGTTGCCAACGTCAAAATATTCTTAAACTTGAAAGCCAATTTGAATGGAAAATAAATCGACTTGATGCCACTGAAgcatttgaaaaaaaaggtaTTGAATCAAATCAAGCATGGCATAGGATTGTATATGAACAAAGTACTCAAATTGTTCGTCATTTTCGCGGTGAAGAACTTCTCAATATCCcctctcctcctcctcctccttcttcgtCAACTTCCTTCTTGCCCAAAGTTGCTACTATGACGCACTAG